CCGCCGCTCGGCCTGCTCAGCCGGCGCTGGGCCTACTGGATCCCGGCCGCCGGCGAACCGGCCTGGCTGGTGCACGCCATCGAGCGCGGGGGGTTTGCCCAACGCCCGGAGCGGGTCGAATCCTATAGCTCGTGGGCATCATTCGAGGCGGCCCTGCTGCGGCTGACCGGCGGCCCCAAGCGCATCGCCTGCGAATACAGCCCCCGCTGCGGCATCCCCTATGCTTCGTATCTCGATGCCGGCACGGCCGAGCACCTGCGCGACCTCGGTTTCGAGCTGCACGCCTCCGCCGACCTCATCCAGGCCGTCCTGGCGACCTGGACGCCCCTCCAACTGGCCAGCCACCGCCGCGCCGCCGCCGCCTGCCTGGCCGCTAAAGACGCCGCCTTCGCCTTCATCGCCCGGCGGCTGGCCGACGGCGCGGCTGTGACCGAAGTCGAGGCGCAACAGGTGATCCTGGATCACTTCGCCGCCGCTGGCATCGACCCCGACCATCCCCCCATCGTCGCCGTCAATGCCCACGCCGGCAACCCGCACTACGCGCCCGACCCCGAACACCCCACCCCCATCCACAGCGGCGATCTGATCCTGATCGATCTGTGGGGTCGCGTGGCCGGCGACCCGGAGGCCGTCTTCGCCGACATCACCTGGATGGGTTTTGCCGGGCCGCAGCCGCCGGCCGAGATGCAGCGCGTCTTCGATGTCGTCGCCCGCGCCCGCGATGCCGGTGTGCAGCTGGTGCAGGAGCGGGTCGCGGCCGGGGCTCGGCTCTGCGGCTGGGAGGTGGACGATGCCGTGCGCGGGGTCATCGCCCAGGCCGGGTATGCCGACTACTTCATCCATCGCAGCGGCCACAGCCTGGATACCGCCATCCATGGCTCTGGCGTCAACATCGACAACCTGGAGATGCGCGACACCCGCGCCCTGATCCCGCACATCGGCTTCACCATCGAACCGGGCGTCTATCTGCCCGACTTCGGCGTGCGGCTTGAGATCAACCTGTATATCCACCCCGACCGCGCCGAAGTGACGACCCTGCCCCTGCAAACCGCCTTCATCACCATGGCTGTTTGATCCGCGAAGAACGCGAAGGGCGCGAAGGATTGGCTTGAGTTGATCCGCGAAGAACGCGAAGGGCGCGAAGGATTGGCTTGAGTTGATCCGCGAAGGACGCGAAGGGCGCGAAGGATTGGATTGCCCCCCACCACGGAACACGGAACACGGAACACGGAACACCCACTCCCCTCCTCCCCCCCACCGCCCTCGATCTCATAGTCCAATTACTATGCGAAAAGCGGCTGGCCGTCTTCCCCACCGAGACGGTCTACGGTATTGGCTGTCTGGCCGAGGACGAAAGCGCGGTCGCTGACCTGTACGCGGCCAAGGGACGGGACTTCCGGGCGGCGCTGCCGGTGATGGTGGCCTCGACCGCCCAGATCGAGCAGGTCGCCCGGCCGCTGCCCGGCCTCGATCGGCTGGCGGAGCGTTTCTGGCCCGGCCCGCTGACCATCGTCCTCCCCAAACAGCCGTGGCTGCCGCTGT
The window above is part of the Caldilineales bacterium genome. Proteins encoded here:
- a CDS encoding threonylcarbamoyl-AMP synthase, with protein sequence MAPHHGTRNTEHGTPTPLLPPTALDLIVQLLCEKRLAVFPTETVYGIGCLAEDESAVADLYAAKGRDFRAALPVMVASTAQIEQVARPLPGLDRLAERFWPGPLTIVLPKQPWLPLLVTAGGDTVGVRIPDHPLALAILQRVGRPLAVSSANLSGQPPARTAAQALAQLDGRVDVILDGGEAPGGQASTVFDLTTNPPRILRQGPVSAGEIGDCLGVALV
- a CDS encoding M24 family metallopeptidase; translation: MNATTLSTIQAMLQRQNLDGWLLYCFRDLNPIAKRLAPLPPLGLLSRRWAYWIPAAGEPAWLVHAIERGGFAQRPERVESYSSWASFEAALLRLTGGPKRIACEYSPRCGIPYASYLDAGTAEHLRDLGFELHASADLIQAVLATWTPLQLASHRRAAAACLAAKDAAFAFIARRLADGAAVTEVEAQQVILDHFAAAGIDPDHPPIVAVNAHAGNPHYAPDPEHPTPIHSGDLILIDLWGRVAGDPEAVFADITWMGFAGPQPPAEMQRVFDVVARARDAGVQLVQERVAAGARLCGWEVDDAVRGVIAQAGYADYFIHRSGHSLDTAIHGSGVNIDNLEMRDTRALIPHIGFTIEPGVYLPDFGVRLEINLYIHPDRAEVTTLPLQTAFITMAV